A single window of Caldicellulosiruptor bescii DSM 6725 DNA harbors:
- the atpH gene encoding ATP synthase F1 subunit delta, translating into MLAAKRYAEALIKLGQEEGKLEIFYEQLFKMFEIIKNNNEFNTIWFDLEMKRSEKKQRIKVFFGGDIDSYILNLLYLLIDKRREIILTYIPFYYKEIYDKIVGNVDVQVIVAHEIGSDVLNKISKWLLKKYGVKNPRFIVKVDKSIIGGIKLLFNNIEVDASIKGALDSMRKELVKIAIL; encoded by the coding sequence ATGTTGGCAGCAAAAAGATATGCAGAAGCACTCATTAAGCTTGGTCAAGAAGAAGGAAAGCTGGAGATATTTTATGAGCAACTATTTAAAATGTTTGAGATTATCAAAAACAATAATGAATTTAATACTATTTGGTTCGATTTAGAAATGAAGCGTTCAGAAAAGAAACAAAGAATCAAAGTATTCTTTGGTGGTGACATTGATAGTTATATCTTGAACCTTCTTTATCTTCTCATTGATAAACGCAGGGAAATAATTCTTACCTATATACCTTTTTATTACAAAGAGATATATGACAAAATTGTAGGCAATGTAGATGTACAGGTTATTGTTGCTCATGAAATTGGAAGCGATGTGTTAAACAAAATTTCTAAATGGCTTTTGAAAAAGTACGGAGTCAAAAATCCAAGATTCATTGTAAAAGTTGACAAAAGCATAATTGGTGGGATAAAGCTGTTATTTAATAATATTGAAGTTGATGCTTCAATAAAAGGTGCTCTTGATTCAATGAGAAAAGAGCTTGTAAAGATAGCTATTTTGTAG
- the atpF gene encoding F0F1 ATP synthase subunit B — protein MFELRVFENIFFWAIINFLILYLIYKKFFFQRVTQFMEKRSQMIQDQLDFAAKSKEEAIKLKEEYENILAMAHAKANEIVESATLEAQKQAAEIIENAKLEANRIIEDALRQFEIEKKKQINELKNQFVSIALLAASRVIEKNLNTEENKKMVENIFDEAGVA, from the coding sequence ATGTTTGAGCTCAGGGTATTTGAAAATATATTCTTTTGGGCAATTATAAACTTTTTGATACTTTACCTCATATACAAAAAGTTTTTCTTCCAAAGAGTTACGCAATTTATGGAAAAAAGATCCCAGATGATTCAAGATCAACTTGATTTTGCAGCAAAGTCAAAAGAAGAAGCAATAAAGCTAAAAGAAGAATATGAAAATATACTTGCTATGGCACATGCAAAGGCAAATGAAATTGTTGAAAGTGCAACCTTAGAGGCACAAAAACAAGCAGCCGAAATTATTGAAAATGCAAAACTTGAAGCTAACAGAATTATTGAAGATGCGCTCAGACAATTTGAGATTGAAAAGAAGAAGCAAATAAACGAACTTAAAAACCAGTTTGTTTCAATTGCACTTCTTGCTGCATCGAGAGTTATTGAGAAAAATTTAAATACAGAGGAAAATAAGAAGATGGTTGAGAACATATTTGATGAGGCAGGGGTTGCTTAA
- the atpE gene encoding ATP synthase F0 subunit C, with amino-acid sequence MTALAAGIAMLAGLGVGIGIGIATGKASESIGRQPEAFGRIFPLFLIGAALAEAVAIYSLVIAFMLISKI; translated from the coding sequence ATGACAGCATTGGCAGCTGGTATAGCAATGCTGGCAGGTTTGGGTGTAGGTATTGGTATTGGTATTGCAACAGGAAAAGCTTCAGAATCTATTGGAAGACAGCCAGAGGCATTTGGACGAATTTTTCCTTTATTTTTAATTGGGGCTGCTTTGGCTGAAGCAGTTGCTATCTATAGTTTGGTTATTGCGTTTATGTTAATTTCAAAAATCTAA
- a CDS encoding F0F1 ATP synthase subunit A: MGESVLKILFTIPIGKGIPVRVAVVEMWVVMLFLIALAFYLTSNMKLVPTRKQMIAEFIVDSMNKITKNFLGHYWRIFSPYLGTLFLFLLSLNLVGLFGFQPPTSNLNVTASFGVMSILVLIISTIILKNPIKWFLSHFRPIIIIFPFKFLDYFTRTLSLSARLFGNILAGTTIMELIYHGLIKSHIPPVGIPAVASIYFDIFDGVLQAIIFTFLSLIYLYEALEE, translated from the coding sequence ATGGGCGAAAGTGTATTGAAGATTTTATTTACCATCCCTATTGGGAAAGGTATACCTGTGAGAGTTGCTGTTGTAGAAATGTGGGTTGTGATGTTATTTTTGATTGCTCTTGCTTTTTACCTAACATCTAATATGAAACTTGTTCCTACGAGAAAGCAAATGATCGCTGAATTTATTGTTGATTCTATGAATAAGATAACAAAAAACTTTTTGGGTCATTATTGGCGTATTTTTTCCCCATATTTAGGGACTCTGTTTTTGTTCTTGCTAAGCCTGAATCTGGTGGGGCTTTTCGGTTTTCAGCCACCAACAAGTAACTTGAACGTTACTGCAAGTTTTGGTGTGATGTCTATTTTAGTATTAATAATCTCTACGATAATACTTAAAAATCCAATAAAGTGGTTTTTAAGTCACTTTAGACCCATCATTATTATTTTCCCATTTAAATTTTTGGATTATTTCACAAGGACTCTTTCTTTATCTGCTCGATTATTCGGAAATATTCTTGCTGGGACTACCATCATGGAGCTCATTTACCATGGCCTTATAAAGTCCCACATACCTCCTGTTGGTATTCCAGCAGTAGCAAGTATATATTTTGATATATTTGACGGAGTTCTTCAGGCAATAATTTTTACATTTCTATCTTTAATTTACCTTTACGAAGCCTTAGAAGAATAA
- the guaA gene encoding glutamine-hydrolyzing GMP synthase, translating into MQHEIVIVLDFGGQYNQLIARRVRECGVYCEIWPYDTPLEKIISKNPKGIIFTGGPSSVYEPNAPMIDKELFEKGIPILGICYGNQLIAHIMGGKVSRALFREYGKTHIKYDISSPLFSGIPEHSVCWMSHTDFVEKLPEGFKALASTENCSIAAFGDDTRKIYGVQFHPEVVHTEYGQKIIENFLFNICNCHGDWKTSSFIEEKVNEIKDIVGNQKVVCALSGGVDSSVAAVLVHKAIGKNLYCIFVDHGLLRKGEAEEVVSVFKDKFDMNVIKVDAKDRFLEALKGVTDPEEKRKIIGREFIRVFEEEAEKLGDIKFLVQGTIYPDVVESGVGKAATIKSHHNVGGLPEKIKFKQIIEPLRDLFKDEVRRVGIELGIPEKIVKRQPFPGPGLAIRIIGEVTEEKLDILREVDWIFRKEIEQSGLDNEIWQYFAVLTNMKSVGVMGDERTYDYTVALRAVTSIDGMTADWAKIPYEILERVSNEIVNSVKKVNRVVYDITSKPPATIEWE; encoded by the coding sequence TTGCAACATGAGATTGTAATAGTTCTGGACTTTGGTGGTCAATATAACCAGCTTATTGCAAGAAGAGTAAGAGAATGCGGAGTATACTGTGAAATTTGGCCATACGACACACCTCTTGAAAAGATAATTAGTAAAAATCCAAAAGGAATTATATTTACAGGTGGACCATCAAGTGTATACGAGCCAAACGCTCCTATGATTGACAAAGAACTGTTCGAAAAGGGTATTCCAATACTTGGGATATGTTATGGAAACCAGTTAATTGCTCATATTATGGGAGGAAAAGTGTCAAGGGCGCTATTTAGAGAGTATGGAAAGACGCATATAAAATACGATATTTCTTCTCCTCTTTTCAGCGGAATACCTGAACATTCTGTGTGTTGGATGAGCCACACAGATTTTGTAGAAAAACTTCCAGAGGGGTTTAAAGCTTTGGCATCCACCGAAAATTGTTCTATTGCAGCATTTGGGGATGATACCAGAAAAATATATGGTGTTCAGTTTCATCCTGAGGTTGTCCATACCGAATATGGTCAGAAAATTATAGAAAACTTTTTATTTAACATTTGTAATTGCCATGGTGATTGGAAAACCTCATCATTTATTGAGGAAAAGGTAAATGAGATAAAAGATATTGTAGGCAACCAAAAAGTGGTATGTGCCCTTTCAGGTGGTGTTGATTCTTCTGTTGCAGCAGTCCTTGTTCACAAAGCTATAGGGAAAAATCTTTATTGCATATTTGTTGACCATGGTCTTTTGAGAAAGGGCGAAGCTGAAGAAGTTGTGAGTGTTTTTAAAGATAAATTTGACATGAATGTAATCAAGGTTGATGCAAAAGACAGGTTTTTGGAGGCTTTAAAAGGTGTTACTGATCCAGAAGAAAAACGAAAGATAATTGGAAGGGAATTTATCAGAGTATTTGAAGAAGAAGCAGAAAAGCTTGGAGATATAAAGTTTTTGGTGCAGGGTACTATTTATCCTGACGTGGTTGAAAGCGGGGTTGGCAAGGCTGCAACTATAAAAAGCCACCACAATGTTGGTGGTCTTCCTGAAAAAATAAAATTCAAACAAATAATTGAACCTCTCAGAGATTTGTTTAAAGACGAAGTGAGAAGGGTAGGAATAGAATTAGGAATACCTGAAAAGATTGTCAAAAGGCAGCCTTTTCCTGGACCTGGTCTTGCAATAAGAATAATTGGAGAGGTTACAGAGGAAAAATTGGACATACTGCGCGAGGTTGATTGGATCTTTAGAAAAGAGATTGAACAGAGCGGCCTTGACAATGAAATATGGCAGTACTTTGCAGTTTTAACTAATATGAAAAGTGTTGGTGTAATGGGTGATGAGAGAACATATGATTACACAGTTGCTCTAAGAGCTGTTACAAGTATTGATGGAATGACCGCTGACTGGGCTAAAATACCTTATGAGATTTTAGAGAGAGTTTCAAATGAGATTGTAAACAGTGTGAAAAAGGTCAACAGGGTGGTGTATGACATCACTTCAAAACCTCCTGCTACAATTGAATGGGAATAA
- a CDS encoding AEC family transporter, whose product MNDEVLILLKNFLFLFAIVFIGFMGTKLNLISNTVKDSVSELIVKVTAPILLFTTISSKPYSSQVVKNVFILILSAFIGIMILLLLGYITGSLFKFKGKTFYTHIFCSAFGNTGFLSFPLLYSIFGEKGVFFAASYNIMHDFLAWSLGLSIISRHNSEKTKFGFVNANSIAVFVAFIIYLIKGILPYNIKSLYDKVFLTIYDALNPFGKTTIYLSMFFIGCLLAEVSLKETLKTFSAYVIILFKMILLPLGIMYLTNYLPIDNFTRLIIVLQTGMPTAIISSVLSYRYDGDSHYATRTIFITTIFSLITIPLLVFLYYHI is encoded by the coding sequence ATGAATGATGAAGTTCTGATTCTCTTAAAAAATTTTCTGTTTCTTTTCGCTATTGTATTTATAGGATTTATGGGAACAAAGCTAAATTTGATTTCAAATACAGTAAAAGACTCTGTAAGTGAACTTATTGTAAAAGTGACAGCACCTATTTTGCTTTTTACAACAATAAGTAGCAAACCTTATTCCTCTCAAGTAGTAAAAAATGTATTTATTTTAATACTTTCAGCGTTTATTGGAATTATGATTTTGCTTCTGCTTGGTTACATAACAGGGTCTTTATTTAAATTCAAAGGAAAAACTTTTTACACTCATATTTTTTGTTCAGCTTTTGGCAACACAGGATTTCTGTCTTTCCCCTTATTGTATTCAATCTTTGGTGAAAAAGGGGTTTTCTTTGCAGCAAGTTACAATATAATGCATGATTTTTTGGCATGGTCATTAGGACTTTCAATAATAAGCCGGCACAATAGTGAGAAAACTAAATTTGGGTTTGTTAATGCAAATTCTATTGCTGTCTTTGTTGCATTTATCATTTATCTCATAAAGGGGATATTGCCATATAACATAAAAAGTTTATATGACAAAGTGTTTCTGACAATTTATGACGCATTAAATCCTTTTGGGAAAACCACAATTTATCTTTCAATGTTTTTCATTGGATGTTTGCTGGCAGAAGTATCGTTAAAAGAAACATTAAAAACTTTTTCTGCCTACGTAATAATACTGTTTAAGATGATCTTATTGCCACTTGGTATTATGTACCTTACAAATTATTTACCAATAGACAATTTTACAAGACTCATAATTGTACTTCAGACAGGAATGCCAACAGCTATAATAAGTTCTGTGCTTTCTTACAGATATGACGGCGATAGCCACTATGCTACCCGGACTATATTCATAACAACTATTTTTTCACTCATAACAATCCCTTTACTGGTGTTTCTATACTATCATATTTAA
- a CDS encoding FprA family A-type flavoprotein: MHTKLRDGVYSVGVQDPSLRIFDIVMYTKYGTTYNSYLVIGSEKIALIENVKYKFFNQFLDNIKEVISPEKIDYLIINHTEPDHSGSIEKLLEINPNIKVFGSSTAIKFLKKIANKDFQAQIINHNDVVSLGNKTLKFISAPFLHWPDSIYTYLVEDKILFTCDSFGCHFSPENLDINWVMQNQKEGFMDAYKYYYDVIMSPFKSYVLQAIDKIKDLEIDIIAPGHGPILTNYREELISLYKSWSEKLSEKPSKPYVVIVYVSAYGYTEMLAKKIAEGIEQSGVDVFVYNAIEHKLEEIVEKIYFANGVLFGSPTINSDALPPIYDILTRLNPIVHGGKVAAAFGSYGWSGEAVPNIESRLKQLRLKVIQPGLKVNFKPNEDELKKSFEFGILFAEKIKE, encoded by the coding sequence ATGCACACCAAACTAAGAGATGGAGTTTACTCAGTCGGTGTACAAGATCCAAGCTTGAGGATATTTGATATTGTAATGTACACTAAATATGGGACTACCTATAATTCTTATTTGGTTATTGGAAGTGAAAAAATAGCTTTGATTGAAAATGTTAAATATAAGTTTTTTAATCAATTTTTAGACAATATAAAAGAGGTTATCTCACCAGAAAAAATAGACTATTTGATAATAAACCATACAGAACCTGACCACTCAGGGTCAATTGAGAAACTTTTAGAGATAAACCCCAATATAAAAGTGTTTGGAAGCAGCACCGCAATTAAATTTTTAAAAAAGATTGCAAATAAAGATTTTCAAGCTCAAATTATCAATCATAATGACGTGGTTTCACTTGGAAATAAAACTTTAAAATTTATTTCTGCTCCTTTTTTGCACTGGCCTGATTCCATTTATACGTATTTGGTTGAAGACAAAATTCTTTTTACCTGTGACTCTTTTGGCTGCCATTTTAGTCCTGAAAACCTTGATATAAACTGGGTTATGCAAAACCAAAAAGAAGGTTTTATGGATGCCTACAAGTATTACTACGACGTTATTATGTCACCGTTTAAAAGTTATGTCCTGCAAGCAATAGATAAGATAAAAGATTTAGAAATTGATATAATTGCTCCAGGACATGGTCCTATATTAACAAATTATAGAGAGGAATTAATTTCGTTATATAAATCATGGTCTGAAAAGCTCTCAGAAAAGCCGTCTAAACCTTATGTTGTGATAGTATACGTATCAGCGTATGGATACACAGAAATGCTTGCAAAAAAGATTGCAGAAGGTATTGAGCAAAGTGGGGTAGATGTCTTTGTATACAACGCAATTGAACACAAACTTGAAGAAATTGTAGAGAAAATCTATTTTGCAAACGGTGTTTTGTTTGGTTCGCCAACCATAAATTCTGATGCCCTCCCACCTATATATGATATACTCACGAGATTAAATCCAATTGTTCACGGCGGAAAGGTAGCAGCTGCATTTGGTTCATACGGATGGAGTGGTGAAGCTGTGCCAAATATTGAAAGCCGTCTTAAGCAGCTAAGATTAAAAGTAATCCAGCCCGGGTTAAAGGTGAATTTCAAGCCAAACGAAGATGAGTTAAAAAAATCTTTTGAATTTGGTATACTATTTGCTGAAAAGATAAAAGAATAA
- a CDS encoding NAD(P)/FAD-dependent oxidoreductase yields MEKYDIVVIGGGPAGVTIPEQIRKENKNMSVCILSEEKVLPYYRLRLGYYLQNPIDEKFFLKSSEWYQINNIKLMLNSKVEECNLKEKFVVSRGQSIEWNYLIIASGSKSYLPEHLQNKELQNFVFTFRNYEDLLALKKRLLQAGKVVIVGAGLLGLELASALEGKEITIIELSERILPKQLDEVASFLLGEHIVKKGIKIILNNKIENAEPFQSGLKITLSSGQTIECDILIFSAGVVPNTEFIKSPENILNSKKGIEVNYKMQTKISNVYACGDVAHIDGQNPGTWTFALESAKIVAKNILGFETFYQNMPLPYFLKAFGLEIVSAGDMQNLQDANILEFLDKSKMIYKKFVVKNDKLTAYLLLNDTKTHLQLSKFLNSHVDIKLLESFLK; encoded by the coding sequence ATGGAAAAGTATGATATTGTTGTAATTGGTGGAGGACCTGCCGGTGTAACCATTCCAGAACAGATAAGAAAAGAGAACAAGAATATGTCAGTTTGTATCTTAAGTGAAGAAAAGGTCTTGCCTTATTATAGGTTGAGACTTGGATATTATCTTCAAAATCCCATAGATGAAAAGTTCTTCTTGAAATCTTCAGAGTGGTACCAAATAAACAATATAAAATTGATGTTGAATAGTAAGGTTGAAGAATGTAATTTAAAAGAAAAATTTGTGGTTTCACGGGGTCAAAGTATAGAGTGGAACTATCTTATTATTGCTTCAGGCTCAAAATCCTACCTTCCTGAGCATCTGCAAAACAAAGAGCTGCAAAACTTTGTCTTCACATTTAGAAACTATGAAGATTTGCTTGCGCTTAAAAAAAGACTGTTACAGGCTGGCAAAGTTGTAATTGTTGGTGCTGGACTTTTGGGATTAGAACTTGCATCTGCACTTGAGGGTAAGGAAATAACAATAATTGAACTGAGTGAAAGGATATTACCAAAGCAGTTGGACGAAGTTGCCTCTTTTCTTCTGGGAGAACATATTGTAAAAAAAGGAATTAAAATAATTTTGAATAATAAAATTGAGAACGCTGAACCTTTTCAAAGCGGTTTGAAAATAACACTTTCAAGTGGTCAGACTATTGAATGTGATATACTCATTTTTTCAGCTGGAGTTGTACCAAATACTGAGTTTATAAAGTCCCCTGAGAATATTTTGAATAGCAAAAAGGGAATTGAAGTTAATTACAAAATGCAAACCAAGATTTCAAACGTGTATGCTTGTGGTGATGTTGCCCACATTGACGGTCAAAATCCAGGAACCTGGACGTTTGCTTTAGAAAGTGCAAAAATAGTTGCAAAGAATATTTTGGGATTTGAAACCTTCTATCAAAATATGCCACTGCCATATTTCCTAAAAGCGTTTGGACTTGAAATTGTTTCTGCAGGTGATATGCAAAATTTGCAAGATGCAAATATACTAGAATTTTTAGACAAGAGTAAAATGATTTATAAAAAGTTTGTGGTAAAAAACGACAAGTTAACTGCCTACCTTCTCTTAAATGACACCAAAACACATTTGCAGCTTTCTAAGTTTTTAAATAGTCATGTTGACATAAAATTGTTGGAAAGCTTTTTAAAATAA
- the uvrA gene encoding excinuclease ABC subunit UvrA encodes MSKEYIVIKGAKEHNLKNIDLVLPRDKLIVFTGLSGSGKSSLAFDTIYAEGQRRYIESLSSYARQFLGMMEKPDVEYIEGLSPAISIDQKTTSKNPRSTVGTITEIYDYLRLLFARVGKPHCYICGKPISQQTVDQMVDEVLKLKEGTKIQILAAVVRGRKGEYQKLFEDLRRSGFARVRVDGIVYELEEEIKLDKNKKHSIDVIVDRLIVKEGIESRLAGSIETALQLAGGIVTVSIVDGDEIVFSQNFACVDCGVSYEEITPRLFSFNTPYGACPTCMGLGYLQKVDPDLLIPDKSIPIGQVEINGWNFTETNSYSRMILESLAKEYNFSLNTPVEKLDKKILDIFLYGTGEEKIKIYTPRGIYFAKYEGLINNLERRYKETQSEYVKQEIEEYMSTFTCPDCQGKRLKKEALAVLIEGKSIADVADMTVLQAKEFLKKLNLQGKDKVIAQPIIKEILARLDFLIDVGLDYLTLSRSAGTLSGGEAQRIRLATQIGSGLVGVLYILDEPSIGLHQRDNHRLIKTLKKLRDLGNTLIVVEHDEDTIRSADFIVDIGPGAGEHGGRVVAAGTLDDIISCEESITGQYLSGKKKIEIPDKRREPDGRWLTIKGASENNLKNIDVSFPVGLFTCVTGVSGSGKSTLVNEILYKAASAILNKSKEKPGKFQEIIGLEHFDKVINIDQSPIGRTPRSNPATYTGVFDYIREVFAQTPEAKLRGYKAGRFSFNLKGGRCEACSGDGIIKIEMHFLPDVYVPCDVCKGKRYNRETLEVKYKDKTIADVLEMTVEEALEFFKNIPRIKSKLQTLYDVGLGYIKLGQPSTTLSGGEAQRVKLATELSKKATGRTLYILDEPTTGLHMDDVNKLIAVLQRLVDMGNTVIVIEHNLDVIKVADYIIDLGPEGGDKGGEVVVCGSPEEVAMCERSYTGMFLKEILKDRIYAKK; translated from the coding sequence ATGTCAAAAGAGTATATAGTTATAAAAGGTGCAAAAGAACACAACCTCAAAAATATTGATTTGGTACTTCCACGAGACAAACTTATTGTTTTTACTGGTCTTTCTGGTTCAGGAAAGTCATCTTTGGCGTTTGATACAATCTATGCTGAGGGACAGAGAAGATATATAGAATCTCTCTCTTCTTATGCAAGGCAATTTTTAGGAATGATGGAAAAACCAGATGTAGAATACATTGAAGGACTTTCTCCGGCAATTTCAATTGACCAAAAGACAACCTCTAAAAATCCACGTTCGACTGTTGGAACAATTACTGAAATTTACGATTATTTGAGGCTTTTGTTTGCAAGAGTTGGAAAACCTCATTGCTATATATGTGGAAAACCTATCTCCCAGCAAACAGTTGACCAGATGGTAGACGAGGTATTGAAACTTAAAGAGGGGACAAAGATCCAAATACTTGCGGCAGTTGTAAGAGGAAGAAAAGGTGAGTATCAGAAACTGTTTGAAGACCTGAGAAGGAGCGGATTTGCAAGAGTTAGAGTAGATGGTATTGTATATGAACTTGAAGAAGAGATAAAACTTGATAAGAACAAAAAACATAGTATTGACGTCATTGTGGATAGGCTCATTGTAAAAGAGGGAATAGAATCAAGGCTTGCGGGTTCAATAGAAACAGCGCTCCAGCTCGCAGGGGGGATTGTAACTGTATCTATTGTTGATGGCGATGAAATTGTGTTTTCCCAAAACTTTGCATGTGTAGACTGTGGAGTTTCGTATGAAGAGATAACTCCACGTCTTTTTTCTTTCAACACACCATATGGTGCATGCCCAACGTGTATGGGTCTTGGTTATTTGCAAAAGGTAGACCCTGACCTATTAATTCCAGATAAATCTATTCCAATAGGTCAGGTTGAAATAAATGGGTGGAACTTTACTGAAACAAATTCATATTCAAGAATGATTTTGGAATCACTTGCAAAAGAGTATAATTTTAGTTTAAATACTCCTGTTGAAAAACTGGACAAGAAAATATTAGATATCTTTTTATATGGAACAGGCGAGGAGAAGATAAAAATTTATACTCCACGTGGTATATACTTTGCAAAGTATGAAGGGCTTATAAATAATCTTGAAAGAAGATATAAAGAGACCCAGTCAGAATATGTCAAGCAAGAGATTGAAGAGTATATGAGTACGTTTACATGTCCTGACTGTCAAGGGAAAAGACTTAAAAAAGAGGCTTTGGCGGTTTTGATAGAGGGTAAGTCTATAGCAGATGTTGCTGACATGACCGTTTTACAAGCAAAAGAGTTTCTTAAGAAGTTAAACCTTCAAGGAAAAGATAAAGTAATTGCACAGCCGATAATAAAAGAGATTCTGGCAAGGCTGGACTTTTTGATAGATGTAGGACTTGATTACTTAACCCTTTCACGGTCAGCTGGCACACTTTCTGGTGGTGAAGCGCAGAGAATAAGGCTTGCTACCCAGATAGGATCTGGACTTGTTGGAGTTTTGTATATTCTTGATGAGCCAAGTATAGGATTGCATCAGCGTGACAATCACAGACTAATAAAAACCCTTAAAAAACTCAGAGATCTTGGCAACACATTGATTGTTGTGGAGCATGATGAGGATACAATAAGGTCAGCTGATTTTATTGTAGACATTGGACCAGGAGCAGGCGAGCATGGTGGAAGAGTGGTTGCTGCAGGGACATTGGATGATATAATTTCATGTGAAGAGTCTATCACAGGACAGTATCTTTCCGGAAAGAAAAAGATTGAGATACCTGATAAAAGAAGAGAACCTGATGGTAGATGGCTTACTATCAAGGGTGCATCAGAAAATAACCTTAAAAATATTGATGTTAGCTTTCCTGTTGGACTTTTTACTTGTGTAACTGGTGTTTCAGGCTCAGGCAAAAGTACCCTTGTAAACGAAATACTTTATAAAGCAGCAAGTGCAATTTTGAACAAGTCCAAAGAAAAACCAGGTAAATTTCAAGAGATAATAGGCCTTGAACATTTTGATAAGGTTATAAATATAGATCAATCACCTATAGGAAGAACTCCACGTTCGAACCCTGCAACTTACACAGGTGTTTTTGATTATATACGAGAAGTTTTTGCCCAAACGCCCGAGGCAAAGCTCAGGGGTTATAAGGCAGGAAGATTTAGTTTCAATTTGAAAGGTGGGAGATGTGAAGCTTGTTCGGGAGATGGTATTATAAAGATAGAAATGCATTTTTTACCTGATGTATACGTACCGTGCGATGTGTGCAAAGGAAAAAGGTATAACAGAGAGACGTTAGAGGTAAAGTACAAGGATAAGACCATTGCTGATGTGCTTGAAATGACAGTGGAAGAGGCGTTGGAATTTTTCAAGAACATTCCGAGGATAAAATCCAAGCTTCAAACACTTTATGATGTAGGGCTTGGTTATATAAAACTGGGTCAGCCTTCCACCACTTTATCTGGTGGAGAAGCGCAGAGAGTAAAACTCGCAACAGAACTTTCTAAAAAAGCAACTGGAAGAACCCTGTATATCTTGGACGAGCCTACAACAGGTCTTCACATGGATGACGTCAATAAGTTAATTGCTGTCCTTCAGCGCCTTGTGGATATGGGCAACACAGTAATTGTAATTGAACACAATCTTGATGTTATAAAAGTTGCAGATTATATAATTGATTTAGGACCAGAGGGTGGAGATAAAGGCGGCGAGGTAGTTGTGTGTGGCAGCCCAGAAGAGGTTGCTATGTGCGAAAGGTCATATACAGGAATGTTTTTAAAGGAAATATTGAAAGATAGAATTTATGCCAAAAAATAG